From Apium graveolens cultivar Ventura chromosome 9, ASM990537v1, whole genome shotgun sequence, the proteins below share one genomic window:
- the LOC141684129 gene encoding uncharacterized protein LOC141684129 isoform X1 produces the protein MVKKLCTFLDPTSFITSPLPHYKLHKPIFTLPNVPLLNPTPTCSSSFTTRTRRKSSRLLNLTLFCTPFSSTPSSLDFDIVSTSEGSDGSFLFRFGDASEIERIRKLEELRKLEELRELEECSSEVSDDLKVLDGNDEEEVVVKSIEIEESDVKEERNDFLPQLSENLVQSTDERDFQADVLDTNGNESSTSALDSENVCVTQNSIENDHDENLTSTSISLSDNSLNIKGEILEENISDESMFESGNVAVAVAVTEVQQSYKGDIQENVKTEAEDTEDSVQEVSVKLEHDVDLGNARDENYGDDTMSDSGNLTDTVIEVQESNGACKDDNQVSVSSDAAGFEASAQAESSETPIMLNESSAISTPEPEISEVKVLIGELAKIPDDEAIEVELSSGDLTEVLGAGGDMQLTGSHIIGSTTAMEDQIKTLEKKIEDQNGRFDEQNRKFEELMSMMTEIKDLSSNLKDVNSHLAELSRGLNTGGIYSSRSSVGEEASTAKLCLSSGAALLPHPSKALAGGEESYFVTNLNWLGVADGVGQWSLEGSNPGVYARELMEHCGKIVSNSGGVSIFKPLEVLQKIVEEAQSPGLSTVLLAYFDGQILHVANIGDSGFIIIRNGTVHRSSSPMHHDFHFPLQIAKGHDPSELVEEYKIDLEIGDIVVTATDGLLDNLYMEEIASIVSKSVQAKINTQEIAKLLARRAQEVGKSAFGNSPFAESARAAGYKGYTGGKLDDVAVIVSMVQKRLISNA, from the exons ATGGTAAAGAAGCTGTGTACATTTCTTGATCCTACCTCATTCATCACTTCACCTCTTCCACATTACAAGCTCCACAAGCCCATCTTTACACTCCCAAATGTTCCACTTCTTAATCCAACACCCACTTGCAGCAGCAGTTTTACTACAAGAACAAGAAGAAAAAGTAGTAGATTACTCAATCTCACTCTGTTTTGCACACCCTTTTCATCAACACCTTCTTCCCTCGATTTTGATATCGTTTCTACCTCAG AGGGTTCTGATGGTAGTTTTTTGTTTCGGTTCGGGGATGCTAGTGAAATTGAAAGGATTAGAAAATTAGAGGAATTGAGAAAATTGGAAGAATTAAGGGAATTGGAGGAGTGTAGCAGTGAGGTTAGTGATGACTTGAAAGTATTGGATGgaaatgatgaagaagaagtggTTGTTAAATCGATAGAGATAGAAGAATCGGATGTTAAAGAAGAACGTAATGACTTTCTACCACAATTAAGTGAAAATTTAGTTCAAAGCACTGATGAACGAGATTTTCAAGCGGATGTTTTAGATACTAATGGGAATGAGTCATCTACTTCTGCACTTGATTCTGAGAATGTATGTGTGACACAAAACTCGATAGAAAATGATCATGATGAGAATTTGACATCAACTAGTATTTCTCTTTCTGATAATAGTTTAAACATCAAAGGGGAAATTCTCGAAGAAAATATTAGTGACGAATCTATGTTTGAATCTGGAAAtgttgctgttgctgttgcaGTCACTGAAGTTCAGCAAAGTTATAAAGGGGATATTCAGGAGAATGTTAAGACTGAAGCTGAAGATACTGAAGATTCTGTTCAAGAAGTAAGTGTTAAATTAGAACATGATGTGGACTTGGGTAATGCTCGGGATGAAAATTATGGTGATGACACCATGTCTGACTCTGGAAATTTAACCGACACAGTCATTGAAGTTCAGGAAAGTAATGGTGCTTGTAAAGATGATAACCAAGTGAGTGTTAGCAGTGATGCTGCTGGTTTTGAAGCGTCTGCTCAAGCAGAAAGTAGTGAAACCCCAATAATG CTTAATGAAAGTTCTGCAATCTCAACGCCAGAACCAGAGATATCAGAAGTCAAAGTGTTAATTGGAGAGCTCGCAAAAATACCTGATGATGAGGCAATTGAAGTTGAATTATCAAGTGGAGATCTCACAGAAGTATTAGGTGCTGGAGGGGACATGCAGTTAACAGGAAGTCATATAATCGG GAGCACTACTGCCATGGAAGATCAAATTAAAACTCTGGAGAAGAAAATTGAAGACCAAAATGGCAGGTTCGATGAACAAAACAGGAAGTTTGAAGAATTGATGAGCATGATGACAGAAATTAAGGATCTAAGCAGTAATTTGAAGGATGTCAATTCACATTTAGCAGAATTATCTAGAGGCCTAAACACCGGTGGAATCTATTCCAGCAGATCATCCGTAGG GGAAGAAGCTTCTACTGCAAAACTATGTCTTTCATCTGGTGCAGCTTTATTGCCTCATCCCTCCAAG GCATTGGCAGGTGGAGAGGAATCATACTTTGTTACTAACTTAAACTGGTTAGGGGTGGCTGATGGAGTAGGACAATGGTCACTTGAAG GAAGTAATCCAGGAGTTTATGCCAGAGAACTCATGGAACACTGTGGAAAAATTGTCTCAAATTCCGGtggtgtttcaatttttaaaCCTTTAGAAGTTCTTCAAAAAATTGTTGAGGAAGCTCAATCTCCTGGATTATCAACGGTTTTGCTTGCTTACTTTGATGGTCAG ATTCTTCACGTTGCTAATATTGGAGACTCGGGATTCATCATAATAAGAAATGGCACCGTTCATAGAAGTTCATCTCCAATGCATCATGATTTCCACTTTCCTCTACAAATAGCAAAAGGTCATGATCCCTCTGAGCTTGTGGAG GAATACAAAATTGATTTAGAAATTGGTGACATAGTCGTCACTGCAACTGATGGACTTCTGGACAACCTATATATGGAGGAAATAGCTTCAATTGTCTCAAAATCAGTGCAAGCCAAAATAAATACCCAG GAAATCGCAAAACTATTGGCTAGAAGAGCACAAGAGGTTGGGAAGTCGGCGTTTGGAAATAGTCCATTTGCAGAATCAGCTCGGGCTGCTGGGTACAAGGGATATACTGGCGGTAAGCTTGATGATGTTGCTGTTATTGTATCAATGGTCCAAAAGAGGTTGATCTCAAATGCATAA
- the LOC141684129 gene encoding uncharacterized protein LOC141684129 isoform X2 — protein MVKKLCTFLDPTSFITSPLPHYKLHKPIFTLPNVPLLNPTPTCSSSFTTRTRRKSSRLLNLTLFCTPFSSTPSSLDFDIVSTSEGSDGSFLFRFGDASEIERIRKLEELRKLEELRELEECSSEVSDDLKVLDGNDEEEVVVKSIEIEESDVKEERNDFLPQLSENLVQSTDERDFQADVLDTNGNESSTSALDSENVCVTQNSIENDHDENLTSTSISLSDNSLNIKGEILEENISDESMFESGNVAVAVAVTEVQQSYKGDIQENVKTEAEDTEDSVQEVSVKLEHDVDLGNARDENYGDDTMSDSGNLTDTVIEVQESNGACKDDNQVSVSSDAAGFEASAQAESSETPIMLNESSAISTPEPEISEVKVLIGELAKIPDDEAIEVELSSGDLTEVLGAGGDMQLTGSHIIGEEASTAKLCLSSGAALLPHPSKALAGGEESYFVTNLNWLGVADGVGQWSLEGSNPGVYARELMEHCGKIVSNSGGVSIFKPLEVLQKIVEEAQSPGLSTVLLAYFDGQILHVANIGDSGFIIIRNGTVHRSSSPMHHDFHFPLQIAKGHDPSELVEEYKIDLEIGDIVVTATDGLLDNLYMEEIASIVSKSVQAKINTQEIAKLLARRAQEVGKSAFGNSPFAESARAAGYKGYTGGKLDDVAVIVSMVQKRLISNA, from the exons ATGGTAAAGAAGCTGTGTACATTTCTTGATCCTACCTCATTCATCACTTCACCTCTTCCACATTACAAGCTCCACAAGCCCATCTTTACACTCCCAAATGTTCCACTTCTTAATCCAACACCCACTTGCAGCAGCAGTTTTACTACAAGAACAAGAAGAAAAAGTAGTAGATTACTCAATCTCACTCTGTTTTGCACACCCTTTTCATCAACACCTTCTTCCCTCGATTTTGATATCGTTTCTACCTCAG AGGGTTCTGATGGTAGTTTTTTGTTTCGGTTCGGGGATGCTAGTGAAATTGAAAGGATTAGAAAATTAGAGGAATTGAGAAAATTGGAAGAATTAAGGGAATTGGAGGAGTGTAGCAGTGAGGTTAGTGATGACTTGAAAGTATTGGATGgaaatgatgaagaagaagtggTTGTTAAATCGATAGAGATAGAAGAATCGGATGTTAAAGAAGAACGTAATGACTTTCTACCACAATTAAGTGAAAATTTAGTTCAAAGCACTGATGAACGAGATTTTCAAGCGGATGTTTTAGATACTAATGGGAATGAGTCATCTACTTCTGCACTTGATTCTGAGAATGTATGTGTGACACAAAACTCGATAGAAAATGATCATGATGAGAATTTGACATCAACTAGTATTTCTCTTTCTGATAATAGTTTAAACATCAAAGGGGAAATTCTCGAAGAAAATATTAGTGACGAATCTATGTTTGAATCTGGAAAtgttgctgttgctgttgcaGTCACTGAAGTTCAGCAAAGTTATAAAGGGGATATTCAGGAGAATGTTAAGACTGAAGCTGAAGATACTGAAGATTCTGTTCAAGAAGTAAGTGTTAAATTAGAACATGATGTGGACTTGGGTAATGCTCGGGATGAAAATTATGGTGATGACACCATGTCTGACTCTGGAAATTTAACCGACACAGTCATTGAAGTTCAGGAAAGTAATGGTGCTTGTAAAGATGATAACCAAGTGAGTGTTAGCAGTGATGCTGCTGGTTTTGAAGCGTCTGCTCAAGCAGAAAGTAGTGAAACCCCAATAATG CTTAATGAAAGTTCTGCAATCTCAACGCCAGAACCAGAGATATCAGAAGTCAAAGTGTTAATTGGAGAGCTCGCAAAAATACCTGATGATGAGGCAATTGAAGTTGAATTATCAAGTGGAGATCTCACAGAAGTATTAGGTGCTGGAGGGGACATGCAGTTAACAGGAAGTCATATAATCGG GGAAGAAGCTTCTACTGCAAAACTATGTCTTTCATCTGGTGCAGCTTTATTGCCTCATCCCTCCAAG GCATTGGCAGGTGGAGAGGAATCATACTTTGTTACTAACTTAAACTGGTTAGGGGTGGCTGATGGAGTAGGACAATGGTCACTTGAAG GAAGTAATCCAGGAGTTTATGCCAGAGAACTCATGGAACACTGTGGAAAAATTGTCTCAAATTCCGGtggtgtttcaatttttaaaCCTTTAGAAGTTCTTCAAAAAATTGTTGAGGAAGCTCAATCTCCTGGATTATCAACGGTTTTGCTTGCTTACTTTGATGGTCAG ATTCTTCACGTTGCTAATATTGGAGACTCGGGATTCATCATAATAAGAAATGGCACCGTTCATAGAAGTTCATCTCCAATGCATCATGATTTCCACTTTCCTCTACAAATAGCAAAAGGTCATGATCCCTCTGAGCTTGTGGAG GAATACAAAATTGATTTAGAAATTGGTGACATAGTCGTCACTGCAACTGATGGACTTCTGGACAACCTATATATGGAGGAAATAGCTTCAATTGTCTCAAAATCAGTGCAAGCCAAAATAAATACCCAG GAAATCGCAAAACTATTGGCTAGAAGAGCACAAGAGGTTGGGAAGTCGGCGTTTGGAAATAGTCCATTTGCAGAATCAGCTCGGGCTGCTGGGTACAAGGGATATACTGGCGGTAAGCTTGATGATGTTGCTGTTATTGTATCAATGGTCCAAAAGAGGTTGATCTCAAATGCATAA